One genomic segment of Rivularia sp. PCC 7116 includes these proteins:
- a CDS encoding tetratricopeptide repeat protein — protein MNYKKLISLTLTIATLTTINTIIPQIKTQANQPQNKPTTTQTKASDWYYQGIIKANQKDYQGAINDFTKAIQMNPQYAAAYHQRGLIYANYARGKILRSDGTLPGCVRVDDYSVSCEVKVTANWKQQNQQQAIKDFNRVIKISPRYAAAYRQRGLIQENRGDKLKDVQVAADIYHSQALRYLDRENYLQAARLLEKVDKLYLEMNPEAGIIERPTGSPGALSDYKKSPYQLMREGTQALDKADLQTALRKYRLAARKLKYGTKKDRRKYRDLQGIIGKLEGKKR, from the coding sequence ATGAATTACAAAAAACTAATTTCCCTAACCCTAACAATTGCCACCTTAACCACAATAAATACAATCATCCCACAAATTAAAACCCAAGCCAACCAACCGCAAAATAAACCAACAACAACTCAAACAAAAGCTAGCGATTGGTATTACCAAGGGATAATTAAAGCGAACCAAAAAGATTACCAAGGCGCGATTAATGATTTTACAAAAGCGATTCAAATGAATCCCCAATACGCAGCAGCTTATCATCAACGGGGTTTAATTTATGCTAATTATGCTCGTGGTAAAATATTGCGTTCCGATGGTACTTTACCGGGATGCGTGAGAGTTGATGATTATAGTGTTAGCTGTGAAGTTAAAGTAACTGCGAATTGGAAACAGCAGAATCAACAACAAGCTATCAAAGATTTTAATCGAGTAATTAAAATTAGTCCTCGATATGCAGCAGCTTATCGTCAAAGGGGATTGATTCAAGAAAATCGAGGGGATAAGTTAAAGGATGTTCAGGTAGCAGCAGATATTTATCATTCTCAGGCTTTAAGGTATTTGGATCGGGAGAATTATTTACAAGCAGCCAGACTTTTAGAAAAGGTTGATAAATTATATTTAGAAATGAATCCAGAAGCAGGAATTATAGAACGTCCTACGGGTTCTCCTGGAGCGCTTTCTGATTATAAAAAATCCCCCTATCAGTTAATGAGAGAGGGAACACAAGCTTTGGACAAAGCAGATTTGCAAACGGCTTTGAGGAAGTATAGATTGGCTGCGCGGAAATTGAAGTACGGTACTAAGAAGGATAGGAGGAAGTATAGGGATTTGCAGGGGATTATTGGAAAGCTTGAGGGGAAGAAGAGGTGA
- a CDS encoding DUF4090 family protein — MTADANQMNASTKGADAVDEAIAKGIDLDGSAIEPEKLDLYNKVMALEGNRQRSGVKNTMRSRIVRIGAKHISQEELNKMLSEADFLPLKEKEIAFYYGGK; from the coding sequence ATGACTGCTGACGCTAATCAAATGAATGCATCAACTAAGGGTGCTGATGCTGTTGACGAAGCTATTGCTAAAGGTATTGATTTAGATGGCTCTGCCATTGAACCTGAAAAGCTGGATTTATATAACAAAGTAATGGCTTTGGAAGGTAATAGACAGCGTAGTGGTGTAAAGAATACTATGCGATCGCGCATTGTGAGAATTGGTGCGAAACATATTTCTCAAGAGGAACTTAATAAAATGCTCTCCGAAGCTGATTTCTTGCCTTTGAAGGAAAAGGAAATCGCTTTTTATTATGGTGGGAAGTAA
- a CDS encoding DUF1822 family protein — translation MNSTTQKLSFTVNLSFEAHSIAQELVSKISNQKKRQQIYLNSLAVFAVNHYLLCMGFETDYLEGDSRNPVAVQLMNVADLIVKDIGKLECIPILAETEVVEIPPEVWEDRVGYIFVELNDSLKEANILGFIPKARDKVFLSKLNSLEDFLVYLTELEVVESVQAETTSHVISFRQWWDGVIDTSWQKVEQLLNPQQLGLAYRSNMSLITRGQKIDLGMHLDQISVALVMKVMSESDSEEVDILTQVYPVGEMALPEGIKLIIGDETGEGSEVVSREDDNWIQSEFSAESGERFSITVAYGDSEVKKEFEV, via the coding sequence ATGAACAGTACCACCCAAAAACTCAGCTTTACAGTGAACTTGTCTTTTGAAGCTCACTCAATAGCTCAAGAATTAGTATCGAAAATCTCGAATCAAAAAAAACGCCAACAGATTTATTTAAATAGTTTAGCTGTTTTTGCAGTCAATCATTATTTACTGTGCATGGGGTTTGAGACTGATTACTTAGAAGGTGACAGTCGAAATCCTGTAGCCGTTCAATTAATGAATGTCGCCGATTTAATAGTGAAAGATATTGGAAAATTAGAATGTATTCCAATTTTAGCTGAAACGGAAGTTGTGGAAATTCCTCCGGAGGTTTGGGAAGATAGAGTTGGTTATATTTTTGTAGAGTTAAATGATTCTCTTAAGGAAGCCAATATATTAGGTTTTATTCCTAAAGCAAGGGATAAGGTTTTTTTAAGTAAATTAAATTCTTTGGAAGATTTTCTAGTTTATTTAACTGAATTGGAAGTCGTAGAATCTGTCCAAGCTGAAACAACATCTCATGTTATTAGTTTTAGACAATGGTGGGATGGAGTTATTGATACTAGCTGGCAAAAAGTTGAACAATTATTAAATCCTCAACAGTTAGGTTTAGCTTATAGAAGTAATATGAGCCTTATCACTAGAGGACAAAAAATTGATTTAGGAATGCATTTAGATCAAATTTCTGTGGCTTTGGTAATGAAAGTTATGTCGGAAAGCGACAGTGAAGAAGTTGATATTTTAACCCAAGTGTATCCTGTGGGAGAAATGGCTTTACCGGAAGGAATTAAATTAATTATCGGGGATGAAACTGGAGAAGGTTCGGAAGTTGTTTCGAGAGAAGATGATAACTGGATTCAATCGGAATTTAGTGCTGAATCTGGGGAAAGGTTTAGTATTACAGTTGCTTATGGTGATTCGGAGGTGAAGAAAGAATTTGAAGTATGA
- a CDS encoding homoserine dehydrogenase produces MAFKLGILGLGTVGCGTVQLLTDSDGRHPLLEEIEIYRVGVRSLDKPREVKLPKGVVTTDLEAIVTDPEIDIVVEVMGGLEPARELMLKAIRNGKHVVTANKAAISRFGEELYTAANQAGVYVMLEASVGGGIPVIQPLKQSLSVNKIQAVTGIINGTTNYILTRMQDEGSSFDDVLADAQKLGYAEADPTADVEGLDAADKISILASIAFDGGVNREDVYCEGIRQISKTDIEYAQKLGFVIKLLAIAKKVNQSSLSVRVHPTLVPSEHPLASIHGVNNAIFVEGEPIGEVMFFGPGAGAGATASAVSSDILNLVSQLISLPESNSENSKYKISNLDPLLASFHQEYSQLAPSEELVTRFYARFLTKDQPGVIGKLGTCFGKHGVSLESVVQTGFQEKLAEIVVVTHDVSEGSFHQALEEIGTLEAIDSIPSLLRVL; encoded by the coding sequence GTGGCTTTTAAACTGGGAATCTTAGGATTGGGTACCGTCGGATGCGGTACGGTGCAGTTATTAACTGATAGCGATGGTCGTCATCCTTTATTAGAAGAAATTGAAATATATCGTGTTGGAGTGCGATCGCTAGATAAGCCTCGTGAAGTAAAATTGCCCAAAGGGGTTGTCACCACAGATTTAGAAGCGATTGTCACCGACCCAGAGATAGATATTGTTGTAGAAGTAATGGGTGGTTTAGAGCCAGCTAGAGAGTTGATGCTCAAAGCTATTCGTAACGGTAAGCATGTAGTAACTGCGAATAAAGCCGCGATTTCCCGTTTTGGAGAAGAATTGTATACAGCCGCCAATCAAGCGGGAGTATATGTAATGCTTGAGGCATCTGTGGGTGGTGGAATTCCGGTAATTCAACCGCTAAAGCAATCTTTGAGCGTTAATAAAATTCAAGCCGTGACGGGGATTATTAACGGAACCACTAACTATATCTTGACGCGGATGCAGGATGAAGGCAGCAGTTTCGATGATGTATTAGCTGATGCTCAGAAATTAGGTTATGCCGAAGCCGATCCGACTGCTGACGTAGAAGGTTTAGACGCTGCCGATAAAATTTCTATCTTGGCTTCTATAGCCTTTGATGGAGGTGTAAATCGGGAAGATGTGTATTGTGAAGGGATTCGGCAGATTAGCAAAACCGATATTGAATACGCTCAAAAGCTAGGATTTGTAATTAAATTGTTGGCGATCGCTAAAAAAGTTAATCAATCGTCCCTTTCTGTAAGAGTGCATCCAACTTTAGTACCTTCGGAACATCCCTTAGCGAGTATCCACGGCGTAAATAATGCCATTTTTGTTGAAGGTGAACCCATCGGAGAAGTAATGTTTTTTGGTCCGGGTGCGGGTGCGGGTGCTACAGCTTCCGCCGTGTCATCAGATATTTTAAATCTTGTATCTCAACTTATAAGTTTACCTGAATCGAATAGCGAAAATTCAAAATATAAAATTTCAAATTTAGATCCGCTATTAGCTAGTTTTCATCAAGAGTATTCTCAATTAGCTCCTTCTGAAGAACTTGTTACAAGATTTTATGCGCGTTTCCTAACAAAAGACCAACCCGGAGTAATTGGTAAATTAGGTACTTGTTTTGGCAAACATGGAGTCAGCTTAGAATCAGTTGTGCAAACCGGTTTTCAAGAAAAATTAGCCGAAATAGTAGTAGTTACTCATGACGTTAGTGAAGGTAGTTTTCACCAAGCTTTGGAAGAAATTGGCACCTTAGAAGCAATTGACAGCATTCCTAGTTTGTTGCGAGTACTTTAA
- a CDS encoding CHAT domain-containing protein, producing MKKLVVLKLDGDFNQGFSVSLEIGEDGKRADVELNDSQLRLPAIPKLPNIYQEWCRSYRGLDGYRIKVKKGHLSNVKVSSLKEDCQTKADNIKLIFTNWLKADSFYRIKEKCLIHLSPEDEIRFIIRTTEFQLRKLPWHLWDLFDSYPDAEIGLSSFDSRSFTRSYRNRVRILIVLGNSEGINVVEDEKLLKEYCQDAELVVLTEPSVLELNEYIWDERGWDILFFSGHSQTESEQGIIYLNSGESLTIAELKESLKRAVRGGLKLAFFNSCDGLGIAAELENLHIPQVIVMREPVPDKLANHFLKYFFDEFTGGKSFYKSVNIARRKLQGLEKKYPCASWLPVIVQNLLEIPPTWQSLGAIAKNPYLGLAAFKEEDAANFFGREFVTRQLVSTVNEKPFFAVVGASGSGKSSVVFAGLIPQLKQNKKRDWLIVDFRPGNNPFKSLAIGLLQGFLHLEPHPNPFLGRERELAKPHSSPFLGRERELAKPHPNPLLVKERGQEFESLSNVSVGKEREEDLNSNRLTELELEVELRSGKNSLENFVEPFIIGNQKLRLAIIVDQFEELFTLCSDTDSRHLFINNLLNLTEIPGCHVIITLRADFYAEALSYRLLADALQDAQVNLAAMDEEELRAAIEKPAGNYSVSLEEGLSQRLIDAVLESPSNLPLLEFTLTQLWGKQHDGWLTHQAYEDIGGVETALANHAEAIYAQLSLVDKEKVQQIFVQLVQPSEISADIRRLAIREEVGNWDLVSRLADGRLVVTNSNQVTGVETVEIVHEALIKNWRRLQKWMLEDRDFRYWQEHLRVFIRQWEKSDKDEGALLRGKPLIDAEEWLLQRSNQFSSVEQGFIDLSLDLRNRETREKEAARRKVIVWLVCGLIAALILAAIAEDKRRESEINQINTLSLTAKTLLNSGNQVEALNSTLEANNKLIELRNNLDAETKNGLFSSLLENFNSIREFNSLNAHDGAVNSVDISDDGKLLASGSDDNKIKIWRRDGKILQTLLGHKQGIFSVIFSPDDKFMIAASFDNTVSLWRYNSTTGLFTNRPFVRISEPDGLWAIAFNPNNNIIATASENGKVKFWTLDGKLIKTIPAHDEKIWGLNFSADGKYLATASADNTIKIWDSQGRFLKTLTGHKDKVLSVNFSPDSKYIVSGSEDKTVKLWDLTGKLLHTFEGHTNDVLDVRFNPDGKLIASASADDTVRVWDVALKEEYQQVRYGSKAIEVKFSPDGKTFATASGDKTVKLSYLKGILPTFTGNSVSISPDSETVAIANQNIITLQRRNGNLIRRFDVEIEEINKVIFSPTGKYFATIDSENQIKVWNLKGKLLRNWQGHDVKNNPMDFDAIQDIDISPDGKTIATISRVDKQVKLWNLQGKLIKSWQFNDYFATSIKFSPGGETLAIAEGKNVTLWNLEGNLLRTITGHKDSIAALSFNSDGRIIATASNDKTVKLWQHDTGKLLQTLAHQDNVYAVTFSADDSLVISGSTDKSLNLWTMSGKLLNTIEAHQGKIKEIEFSRDNNIFASVDMEDNVILWNLDIDELQQRGCDWLKDYLRTNVDLDRKVCD from the coding sequence ATGAAAAAGTTAGTTGTACTTAAACTGGATGGTGATTTTAATCAAGGGTTTAGCGTAAGTTTAGAAATCGGTGAAGATGGTAAGCGCGCGGATGTTGAGTTAAACGACAGTCAGTTACGATTGCCTGCTATCCCCAAGCTTCCTAATATTTATCAAGAGTGGTGTAGAAGCTATCGCGGTTTAGATGGATATCGAATAAAAGTTAAAAAGGGGCATTTATCAAACGTTAAAGTTTCTTCTTTAAAGGAAGATTGTCAGACGAAAGCTGATAATATCAAGCTGATTTTTACTAACTGGTTAAAAGCTGATTCGTTTTACCGAATTAAGGAAAAATGTTTAATACATTTATCTCCTGAAGATGAAATTAGATTTATTATTCGTACTACTGAATTTCAGTTACGAAAACTTCCTTGGCATTTATGGGATTTGTTTGATAGTTATCCCGATGCTGAGATAGGTTTAAGTTCTTTTGATAGTCGTAGTTTTACTAGAAGTTATCGCAATCGGGTAAGAATTTTAATTGTTTTGGGCAATAGTGAAGGAATCAATGTTGTTGAAGATGAAAAGCTTTTAAAAGAATATTGTCAAGATGCTGAATTAGTTGTTTTAACTGAACCTTCTGTATTAGAGTTAAACGAATATATTTGGGATGAAAGAGGTTGGGATATTCTTTTCTTTTCCGGGCATAGTCAAACGGAATCGGAACAAGGAATAATTTATCTAAATAGCGGTGAATCTTTAACAATAGCAGAATTGAAGGAAAGTTTAAAAAGAGCGGTTAGGGGTGGATTAAAGTTAGCTTTTTTTAATTCTTGCGATGGTTTGGGAATTGCTGCTGAATTGGAAAATTTGCATATCCCGCAAGTAATTGTGATGCGGGAACCCGTTCCGGATAAGTTAGCAAACCATTTTTTAAAATACTTTTTTGATGAATTTACTGGGGGAAAGTCTTTTTATAAGTCGGTTAATATTGCTCGGAGAAAGTTACAGGGATTAGAGAAAAAATATCCCTGTGCAAGTTGGTTGCCGGTGATTGTGCAGAATTTATTGGAAATACCTCCCACATGGCAAAGTTTGGGTGCGATCGCCAAGAATCCTTATTTGGGTTTGGCTGCTTTTAAGGAGGAGGATGCAGCTAATTTTTTTGGTAGAGAATTTGTCACAAGACAGTTGGTTTCGACGGTTAATGAAAAGCCGTTTTTTGCTGTTGTAGGTGCTTCGGGAAGTGGAAAATCTAGCGTGGTTTTTGCGGGTTTGATTCCGCAGTTGAAGCAGAATAAGAAACGTGATTGGTTGATTGTTGATTTTCGTCCAGGTAATAATCCTTTTAAATCTTTGGCTATTGGTTTATTACAAGGATTTTTGCATTTGGAACCTCACCCTAACCCTTTTCTTGGTAGGGAGAGGGAATTAGCAAAACCTCACTCTAGCCCTTTTCTTGGTAGGGAGAGGGAATTAGCAAAACCTCACCCTAACCCTCTCCTTGTTAAGGAGAGGGGACAGGAGTTTGAATCTCTTTCTAATGTTTCTGTTGGTAAGGAGAGGGAAGAAGATTTGAATTCTAATCGTTTGACGGAGTTGGAATTAGAAGTTGAGTTAAGAAGTGGTAAAAATAGTTTAGAAAATTTTGTTGAACCGTTTATTATTGGCAATCAAAAGTTACGTTTAGCGATAATTGTAGACCAATTTGAAGAACTTTTTACTTTATGTTCCGATACAGATTCTCGCCATCTTTTTATCAATAATTTACTTAATTTAACTGAAATTCCTGGCTGTCATGTAATTATCACGCTACGAGCGGATTTTTACGCGGAAGCTTTATCATATCGCCTTTTGGCTGATGCTTTGCAGGATGCTCAGGTGAATTTGGCTGCGATGGATGAGGAAGAATTGCGAGCAGCGATTGAAAAACCAGCAGGTAATTACAGCGTCAGTTTAGAAGAAGGTTTGAGTCAACGTTTGATTGATGCTGTCTTGGAATCTCCGAGTAATTTACCTTTGTTGGAATTTACTTTGACTCAGCTGTGGGGAAAGCAGCATGATGGTTGGTTAACTCATCAAGCTTATGAAGATATTGGTGGTGTGGAAACTGCTTTGGCTAACCATGCGGAAGCAATTTACGCTCAGTTAAGTTTAGTAGATAAAGAGAAGGTGCAGCAGATATTTGTTCAATTGGTGCAACCTTCAGAAATCAGCGCAGATATTCGCCGTTTGGCGATTCGGGAAGAAGTGGGGAATTGGGATTTGGTTTCTCGGTTAGCTGATGGGCGTTTGGTGGTAACAAATAGCAATCAAGTTACTGGAGTAGAAACGGTTGAAATTGTTCACGAAGCGTTAATTAAAAATTGGCGACGATTGCAAAAGTGGATGTTGGAAGATAGAGATTTTAGGTATTGGCAAGAGCATTTAAGGGTTTTTATTAGACAGTGGGAAAAAAGCGATAAAGATGAGGGGGCTTTGTTGCGCGGTAAGCCGTTAATTGATGCGGAAGAATGGTTACTGCAACGCTCAAATCAATTTAGTTCCGTTGAACAAGGTTTTATTGATTTAAGTTTAGATTTACGCAATAGAGAAACACGAGAAAAGGAAGCAGCGAGAAGAAAAGTTATTGTTTGGTTAGTTTGTGGTTTGATTGCTGCTTTAATATTAGCTGCAATTGCTGAAGATAAACGTCGAGAAAGCGAGATTAATCAAATAAATACTTTGAGTTTGACTGCAAAAACTTTGTTAAATTCGGGGAATCAAGTTGAAGCGTTGAATTCTACTTTAGAAGCGAATAATAAACTGATTGAATTAAGAAATAATTTGGATGCCGAAACTAAAAATGGATTATTTAGCTCTCTGCTAGAAAATTTTAATTCGATTCGCGAATTTAATAGTTTAAATGCTCATGATGGTGCTGTTAATAGCGTTGATATTAGTGATGATGGCAAGCTTTTAGCTTCTGGTAGTGATGATAATAAGATTAAGATTTGGCGACGGGATGGGAAGATTTTGCAAACGCTGTTAGGACATAAACAAGGCATTTTTAGTGTTATATTTAGTCCTGATGATAAATTTATGATTGCTGCGAGTTTTGACAATACGGTTAGTTTGTGGCGATATAATTCCACGACAGGTTTATTTACAAATCGTCCTTTTGTAAGAATATCAGAACCTGATGGATTGTGGGCGATCGCCTTTAATCCAAATAATAATATTATCGCCACTGCAAGCGAAAACGGCAAAGTCAAATTTTGGACTCTCGACGGTAAATTAATTAAAACAATTCCCGCTCACGATGAAAAAATCTGGGGTCTAAATTTTAGTGCAGATGGAAAATATTTAGCTACCGCAAGCGCCGATAATACTATTAAGATATGGGATAGTCAGGGAAGGTTTTTAAAAACTTTGACAGGTCATAAAGATAAAGTTTTAAGCGTAAATTTTAGTCCCGATAGTAAATATATTGTTTCTGGAAGCGAAGATAAAACTGTTAAACTTTGGGATTTAACAGGTAAATTATTACATACATTTGAAGGTCATACAAATGACGTTTTAGACGTGCGTTTTAATCCAGATGGTAAATTGATTGCTTCAGCAAGTGCCGACGATACGGTTCGAGTTTGGGATGTTGCTTTAAAAGAAGAATATCAGCAAGTTAGATATGGTAGCAAAGCAATTGAAGTTAAATTTAGTCCTGACGGTAAAACTTTTGCTACTGCGAGTGGAGATAAAACCGTTAAGCTAAGTTACCTTAAGGGCATTTTACCAACTTTTACAGGGAATAGCGTTAGTATTAGTCCCGATAGTGAAACTGTTGCGATCGCGAATCAAAATATAATTACTCTACAACGACGGAATGGAAATTTGATTCGTCGTTTTGATGTAGAAATAGAAGAAATTAACAAGGTAATATTTAGTCCCACGGGAAAGTATTTTGCAACGATTGATAGCGAGAATCAAATAAAAGTTTGGAATTTAAAAGGAAAGCTTTTACGAAATTGGCAGGGACATGATGTCAAAAATAATCCTATGGATTTTGATGCAATTCAAGATATTGATATTAGTCCCGATGGTAAAACAATTGCCACAATTAGCAGAGTTGATAAACAAGTTAAGCTGTGGAATTTGCAAGGGAAGTTAATTAAAAGCTGGCAATTTAATGATTATTTCGCGACGAGTATTAAATTTAGTCCCGGCGGAGAAACTTTAGCAATTGCTGAAGGTAAAAATGTAACATTGTGGAATTTAGAAGGGAACTTATTACGTACAATTACTGGTCATAAAGATAGTATTGCAGCTTTAAGTTTTAATTCTGATGGCAGAATAATTGCCACTGCAAGTAACGATAAAACAGTTAAACTTTGGCAGCACGATACGGGTAAGCTGTTGCAAACTTTAGCTCACCAAGACAATGTTTATGCCGTTACTTTTAGTGCTGATGATTCTTTGGTGATTTCTGGAAGTACAGATAAAAGTTTGAATTTATGGACTATGAGCGGAAAGTTACTTAATACTATCGAAGCACATCAGGGAAAGATTAAGGAAATTGAATTTAGTCGAGATAATAATATATTTGCTTCGGTAGATATGGAAGATAACGTGATTTTGTGGAATTTGGATATTGATGAATTGCAACAGCGCGGTTGTGATTGGTTAAAGGATTATTTGAGGACGAATGTTGATTTGGATCGGAAGGTTTGCGATTGA
- a CDS encoding CAAD domain-containing protein has product MEAPMQEPETVETKTSETKVPEMNNPTGTITKIQPSTQSQEQWLKYGEQLSSFLKQFSDNAGTFFNQYKQPLIVFGIGIAALIAVRVVLAILDALNDVPLVAPTFELIGIGYSAWFIYRYLLKASTRNELTSEITTLKSQVVGKDA; this is encoded by the coding sequence ATGGAAGCCCCAATGCAAGAACCAGAAACCGTGGAAACTAAAACATCAGAGACAAAAGTGCCAGAAATGAATAACCCTACTGGAACTATAACCAAAATTCAGCCTTCCACGCAATCTCAAGAGCAATGGCTGAAATATGGAGAGCAACTTTCTAGCTTTTTAAAACAGTTCTCCGATAACGCTGGAACCTTCTTTAATCAGTACAAGCAGCCTTTAATTGTCTTTGGTATAGGTATAGCTGCCCTAATTGCAGTTAGAGTTGTGCTGGCTATTTTGGACGCATTAAATGATGTTCCTTTAGTAGCACCGACTTTTGAATTAATTGGTATTGGCTATTCTGCTTGGTTTATCTACCGCTACTTACTCAAAGCCTCCACCCGCAATGAATTGACCAGCGAAATCACAACCCTGAAATCACAAGTAGTAGGCAAAGATGCTTAA
- a CDS encoding sigma-70 family RNA polymerase sigma factor, with protein sequence MDNALNQQLQQLVEEIKQYSANDCSTTIRVRRRIALNKFVNAVVNSGRLCKQTQWSGLPNYEDYHNEALQLTLMEICKKIDEYNPQYPVMVWVNKIFHWRFIDVVNKERRRGLTRVPRGETISPVLSLDDINKEINTENSISQQEIVKEIICKDPENYLVSQHLRGHSEANLQAILILLLEGKKWKEISQYLGVPLTTASSFYQRRMHKIIDYLKKYI encoded by the coding sequence ATGGATAATGCTCTCAACCAACAGTTACAGCAATTAGTCGAGGAGATTAAGCAATATTCTGCTAACGACTGTAGCACCACGATCCGAGTTAGACGACGGATAGCTTTGAATAAGTTTGTTAATGCTGTTGTAAATTCTGGACGATTGTGCAAGCAAACTCAGTGGTCTGGATTGCCTAATTATGAAGATTATCATAATGAGGCATTGCAGCTAACTTTGATGGAAATATGCAAAAAAATTGACGAATATAATCCACAATATCCTGTCATGGTATGGGTAAATAAAATTTTTCACTGGCGATTTATTGATGTTGTTAATAAGGAACGTAGGAGAGGACTTACCAGGGTTCCGAGAGGGGAAACAATATCGCCAGTTTTGTCTTTAGATGATATCAATAAGGAAATAAATACAGAAAATTCAATATCACAACAAGAAATTGTGAAGGAAATTATCTGCAAAGACCCAGAAAATTATCTGGTTAGTCAACATTTAAGAGGGCATTCGGAAGCGAATTTACAAGCCATTTTGATTTTACTATTAGAGGGAAAAAAGTGGAAAGAGATTTCTCAATATTTGGGTGTTCCTTTGACAACGGCTTCTAGTTTTTATCAACGTCGAATGCATAAAATTATTGACTATTTAAAGAAGTATATATAG
- a CDS encoding S-layer homology domain-containing protein, with the protein MTNQPPPNPGSSSDDDLGFDDLIGILVAFLTIGTVLFWSLSRRETNWGFGNLLSKAPASDKVIARSDKKDNKLNDLTALLAPSPEPNNNIKPNQPIVEAEPSQRNANPVLLERETFDAMIPPFIVPPGTRVPPDYDKVTGNNTNNAGVNVTDDKLKPVDVPVVVNKPTPTQTPTPTQAATPTQTPTPTATPEAKATKPPTIPPPKDFADVPADFWAKPFVDKLSSRKLITGYENNTYRPQQPVTRAEFAAMIDRAFQTDLTNANRTFADVPNDFWAQKQIKNAVDKKFMKGYDANTFRPEQRIPRVQVIAALVSGLDKTLKTPASPDQALGNYQDADQIPQWAREQVAIATANGLIVNYPDQKLFRPNEEATRAEVAAMLHQALVKIDKVEPIKSQYVINQ; encoded by the coding sequence ATGACTAATCAACCACCTCCCAATCCTGGCTCGTCTTCAGACGATGATTTAGGGTTTGATGATTTGATAGGCATACTGGTTGCTTTTTTAACTATCGGTACTGTTCTTTTCTGGTCGCTTTCTCGAAGAGAAACAAACTGGGGTTTTGGCAATTTGTTGTCAAAAGCTCCCGCGAGTGACAAGGTAATAGCAAGGTCAGATAAAAAAGATAATAAGTTAAATGATTTGACAGCTTTGTTGGCTCCTTCTCCAGAACCAAATAACAACATTAAGCCCAATCAACCAATCGTTGAAGCTGAACCAAGCCAAAGAAATGCAAATCCAGTTTTATTAGAAAGAGAAACTTTTGACGCGATGATACCGCCATTCATAGTACCACCTGGGACAAGAGTACCACCAGACTATGACAAAGTAACTGGAAATAATACTAATAACGCGGGGGTAAATGTAACAGATGATAAGCTCAAGCCTGTGGATGTACCGGTAGTTGTTAATAAGCCGACTCCAACACAGACACCTACTCCAACACAGGCTGCTACTCCAACACAGACACCTACCCCAACAGCAACCCCAGAAGCAAAAGCGACAAAACCACCTACAATTCCGCCACCAAAAGATTTTGCGGATGTACCTGCTGATTTTTGGGCAAAGCCTTTTGTAGATAAGCTTTCATCGCGGAAACTGATTACAGGTTATGAAAACAATACCTATAGACCGCAGCAACCAGTAACCCGTGCTGAGTTCGCGGCGATGATTGACAGAGCATTTCAAACCGATCTTACTAATGCTAATAGAACTTTTGCGGATGTACCCAATGATTTTTGGGCACAAAAGCAAATTAAAAATGCTGTCGATAAAAAGTTTATGAAAGGTTATGACGCAAATACCTTTAGACCAGAACAGAGGATTCCGCGAGTGCAAGTTATAGCAGCATTAGTTAGCGGACTGGATAAAACTTTAAAAACTCCTGCTTCACCAGATCAAGCTTTAGGTAATTACCAAGATGCCGACCAAATTCCTCAATGGGCAAGAGAACAAGTTGCAATTGCTACAGCGAATGGCTTAATTGTAAATTATCCAGACCAAAAATTGTTCCGACCCAATGAAGAAGCTACACGCGCGGAGGTAGCAGCCATGCTTCACCAAGCTTTAGTGAAAATCGATAAAGTCGAACCGATAAAATCACAATACGTGATAAATCAGTAG